The Candidatus Methanoperedens sp. genome includes a region encoding these proteins:
- a CDS encoding formylmethanofuran dehydrogenase subunit C — MQEVFIKPKMKFEISVEAENVSPDKFSGKTEKEIQSLEAWMGNQKTMLGELFLIRVNGAGAAADTKIVMEGDFSRVKRIGEGMTAGLIMIKGNVDMHLGSKMSGGKISVSGNVDSWAGREMKGGEIIIEGDAAYYLGAGYRGEKCGMRGGKITVLGNTLDFVGEHMCGGEIVVKGNAGILAGLSNNGGKIVIEGNTSRPGSEMVKGTIIVNGAVDEMMPVFKLEGTEAVDGATYRKYTGDVIVNGKGLLYVK, encoded by the coding sequence ATGCAGGAAGTTTTCATAAAGCCCAAAATGAAATTCGAGATATCCGTGGAGGCTGAAAACGTTTCTCCGGATAAGTTCTCGGGAAAGACAGAAAAAGAGATCCAGTCGCTGGAGGCCTGGATGGGAAATCAAAAGACCATGCTCGGTGAGCTTTTCTTGATCAGGGTGAACGGAGCAGGAGCTGCGGCGGATACGAAAATCGTCATGGAAGGCGATTTCTCGCGTGTTAAAAGGATAGGCGAAGGAATGACAGCCGGGTTGATAATGATAAAAGGGAACGTGGATATGCACCTTGGCTCAAAGATGAGCGGCGGAAAAATATCCGTATCTGGAAATGTGGATTCCTGGGCAGGCAGGGAGATGAAAGGCGGGGAGATCATTATCGAAGGTGATGCCGCTTATTATCTTGGAGCTGGATACCGCGGAGAAAAATGTGGTATGCGAGGAGGTAAGATCACAGTTCTGGGGAATACACTTGACTTCGTGGGCGAGCATATGTGCGGTGGGGAGATCGTTGTGAAAGGCAACGCAGGGATACTTGCCGGATTGAGCAACAACGGCGGCAAGATCGTGATCGAAGGTAATACCAGCAGGCCGGGGAGCGAGATGGTGAAAGGTACAATAATAGTCAACGGTGCCGTTGATGAGATGATGCCTGTTTTCAAGCTTGAAGGCACGGAGGCCGTGGACGGCGCCACTTACAGGAAATATACGGGGGATGTCATAGTAAATGGAAAAGGTCTGCTGTACGTGAAGTAA
- the minD gene encoding cell division ATPase MinD — translation MAPKIIAMGSGKGGVGKTTVALNIGFALASLKKKVLVVDTDVSLPDLDLYTGLEKPIVTLLEVLNGTAEIQNAIYTIQMGLNILPCGSSLQTLRDANIDKLEDVISALRKREYDFIILDVAAGLSKFSILPMTYSDEVLIIVNPDPASISDAQKVKAVSGLAGINIAGVIVNKYKKSIYEDIGVKLGLPVFGIIPEDDAIIKARDARKPLISLKPKSSAAKAVMRIAEKLCDIPPKKSIFERFFR, via the coding sequence ATGGCTCCAAAAATAATCGCTATGGGTTCAGGAAAAGGCGGTGTAGGGAAAACAACCGTTGCATTGAACATAGGATTTGCACTCGCGTCATTGAAAAAGAAAGTCCTTGTAGTGGATACTGATGTATCCCTACCGGATCTCGATCTCTATACGGGTCTTGAAAAACCGATAGTCACGCTTCTTGAAGTGCTCAATGGAACAGCGGAGATCCAAAATGCGATATACACAATCCAGATGGGGCTCAATATCCTGCCATGTGGTTCTTCGCTGCAGACCCTCCGGGATGCGAACATAGATAAATTAGAGGATGTTATTTCAGCGTTAAGGAAGAGAGAATATGATTTCATAATCCTGGATGTTGCAGCAGGCCTTTCCAAGTTCAGCATACTGCCCATGACGTACTCAGATGAGGTTTTGATCATTGTCAATCCAGATCCTGCTTCTATTTCTGATGCGCAGAAGGTGAAAGCTGTTTCAGGGCTTGCCGGCATCAACATCGCGGGTGTCATTGTGAACAAATATAAGAAGAGCATCTATGAAGATATCGGGGTAAAGCTAGGGTTGCCTGTGTTCGGCATCATACCCGAAGATGATGCCATCATCAAAGCAAGGGATGCCAGGAAACCGCTCATTTCATTAAAGCCAAAATCCTCTGCCGCAAAAGCAGTGATGAGAATAGCTGAAAAATTATGCGATATACCCCCGAAAAAGAGCATTTTTGAGAGGTTTTTCAGATAA
- a CDS encoding formylmethanofuran dehydrogenase subunit A has protein sequence MELLIKNGALFDPVNGIKGDKTDIPIKDGKIVDKVSSRASLLDAGGRLVMAGGVDAHSHIAGAKVNVGRVMRPEDTRSGIKPRTKITRPYTGYTVPNVYAMGYRYAQMGYTTVFEAAQAIMKARHTHEELEEIPIIDKGALTLFGSNWPTMDYVREKNMDKLAAYVAWGLLASRGFGVKVVNPGGGEMWGFGKNVTGLDDVVPNFEVTPREIIVSLMKANEMLGLPHSVHLHCNNLGKPGNYKTTLASMELAKQVKPSKDRQVLHVTHLTFNAWGGTNWGDFESKADEIANFLNNSENVTSDMGQLIFGSATTMTADGPVQYANAKLLHEKWGNGDVELEDASGVVPIFYAKQVSIHAIMWAIGLELALLTKDPYKVLMTTDHPNGGPFVNYPEVMALLMSNRKRQEEIKTLHEAVHKRTKIPGIDRELDWSEIAIMTRAGPAKVLGLLDTKGHLGAGADADISIYDIKPDQIDPSVEHAKVKSALQSAAYTIKGGEVVVKDGQIVATPAGRTFWVDAGVPEQHMDEVMKDLRLKFRNYYSIQLANYMVQDAYVTHPRVVKAGVMPVMAEVS, from the coding sequence ATGGAGCTTCTAATAAAGAACGGGGCGTTATTTGACCCGGTCAATGGAATCAAAGGCGACAAAACGGATATCCCGATCAAAGATGGAAAAATCGTAGACAAGGTCAGCAGCAGGGCGTCTTTGTTAGATGCAGGCGGCAGGCTTGTAATGGCGGGCGGAGTCGATGCCCATTCCCACATAGCTGGCGCAAAAGTGAACGTGGGAAGAGTAATGCGTCCCGAAGATACACGGTCGGGAATAAAACCAAGGACAAAAATAACAAGACCGTACACAGGTTACACGGTCCCGAATGTTTATGCTATGGGGTACCGCTACGCCCAGATGGGTTATACAACTGTCTTTGAGGCGGCCCAGGCGATAATGAAAGCACGCCACACACATGAGGAACTTGAGGAGATACCCATCATCGACAAGGGTGCCCTCACGCTTTTCGGGAGCAACTGGCCCACGATGGACTATGTTCGCGAGAAAAATATGGATAAGCTGGCAGCGTATGTGGCGTGGGGATTGCTTGCTTCCAGAGGCTTCGGCGTAAAGGTCGTGAACCCCGGCGGCGGCGAGATGTGGGGATTCGGCAAGAACGTGACAGGTCTTGATGACGTCGTCCCAAATTTTGAAGTCACGCCAAGAGAAATTATCGTGTCATTAATGAAAGCCAATGAAATGCTGGGGCTTCCGCATTCCGTGCATCTTCATTGCAACAACCTGGGAAAACCTGGGAATTACAAGACAACTCTTGCCAGCATGGAGCTTGCAAAACAGGTGAAACCCAGCAAGGATAGGCAGGTTCTTCATGTGACCCATCTTACATTCAACGCATGGGGAGGTACGAATTGGGGAGACTTCGAATCCAAAGCAGATGAAATCGCAAATTTCCTCAATAACAGCGAGAACGTGACTAGCGATATGGGTCAGCTTATCTTTGGCAGCGCGACCACTATGACGGCTGATGGCCCGGTGCAGTACGCCAACGCAAAATTATTGCATGAAAAATGGGGTAACGGGGATGTAGAACTTGAAGATGCATCTGGCGTTGTGCCCATCTTCTATGCCAAGCAGGTCTCTATTCATGCCATAATGTGGGCGATAGGGCTTGAGCTGGCTCTCCTCACAAAAGATCCATACAAAGTGTTGATGACCACTGACCATCCGAATGGCGGCCCGTTCGTGAACTATCCCGAGGTCATGGCCCTTCTCATGAGCAATAGGAAGCGGCAGGAAGAGATCAAGACCCTGCATGAAGCGGTCCATAAACGGACTAAGATACCGGGAATTGATCGGGAACTTGACTGGAGCGAGATAGCGATAATGACAAGGGCAGGCCCTGCGAAAGTGCTCGGGCTGCTTGATACAAAAGGTCATCTGGGAGCTGGGGCGGATGCTGATATTTCAATATATGACATTAAGCCTGACCAGATAGACCCATCAGTGGAACATGCGAAGGTGAAAAGTGCCCTCCAATCCGCGGCTTACACAATCAAAGGCGGCGAGGTAGTGGTTAAAGACGGGCAGATAGTTGCAACGCCCGCGGGCAGGACTTTCTGGGTGGATGCGGGGGTTCCCGAGCAGCACATGGACGAGGTCATGAAAGACCTCCGTCTGAAATTCAGGAACTATTACTCTATACAGCTTGCCAACTATATGGTGCAAGATGCGTATGTCACCCATCCGAGAGTGGTGAAAGCGGGTGTAATGCCTGTTATGGCGGAGGTGAGCTGA